A genomic segment from Saimiri boliviensis isolate mSaiBol1 chromosome 14, mSaiBol1.pri, whole genome shotgun sequence encodes:
- the LOC120362730 gene encoding ubiquitin domain-containing protein TINCR, with product MEGLRRGLSRWKRYHIKVHLADEALLLPLTVRPRDTLSDLRAQLVGQGVSSWKRAFYYNARRLDDHQTVRDARLQDGSVLLLVSDPR from the coding sequence ATGGAGGGGCTGCGGCGGGGGCTGTCGCGCTGGAAGCGCTACCACATCAAGGTGCACCTGGCGGACGAGGCGCTGCTGCTGCCGCTGACGGTGCGGCCGCGGGACACGCTCAGCGACCTGCGCGCGCAGCTGGTGGGCCAGGGCGTGAGCTCCTGGAAGCGCGCCTTCTACTACAACGCGCGGCGGCTGGACGACCACCAGACCGTGCGCGACGCGCGCCTGCAGGACGGCTCGGTGCTGCTGCTCGTCAGCGACCCCAG